A window of Ananas comosus cultivar F153 unplaced genomic scaffold, ASM154086v1, whole genome shotgun sequence genomic DNA:
CGGTTGAAGAAGGCGACGGCGTCGTCGTAGTACTTGGCGTAGCAGGGCCGGTTCAGCTCCACCGTGAGCACGCCCGACGAGCGGTTCAGGGAGAAGGTCTCGACCCCTCTGGGCAGGAGCCCCCCCGGGAGCCCGTGCTCGCGGAGGAGCTCGTGCACGCTGCTATTGCCGCCGCccatggcggcggcggacgtggcggcgacgaggaggaggacgaggaggaggaagagcgGTGGGAGAGGTGAGAGGGAGGGGAAAGGCGAGAGCTTTAGCTTTCCCATGGAgcggagatcgagagagagagagatacggagaggtttttagggttttagaagggtttggagaaggagagagagagagagagaatatgtgAGTGGGGAAAGGGAATGGAAATGGAAAGTGGGTGTTGAATTATAACGAAGAACCACACTAATGGAGTGGGAATTGTTAAGAGTGAAATGACTAAACTACCCCTTTCTTCAAATTAGGTAATTAAGAAaatgtttataataataatctttCAATAAAGGCTAGATAAAACAAAAGTGTCTCAAATTTGATAtctaacaaattaataatagtaaataagtgcactaaaattattattattattattttcttatcttaAATTCAGATCGAAAAATATTTTCCAATACTTagcatttaaatatatatatataattaaaagctTTACGAATACTCATTAAATGCAATTAATTTTGTAAGCACAAAATAGTTCTCTAACTAACgagtactaaaataattttGCTTGCAGTAATTTATTACACGCCGTTAACGAATTGTGCCTAAATTTTACATTAAAGTTTTTACAGTGCTTAATAAACTAGAAATATACATCTAAAACCTTTAAGCAtcgtatttttttatcaatGTTTTCAACCAAGATCTTGGCAACATTCACCGCCTTTCTTTACCCaacattttcaaatattatattttatccgtcgtttatttttgtatatttaattaatatattttatgtaatttttgtaattataaatttattaaaataagtattaTTAACCGattcaaaccaaacaaattagaaaattagatagtaaaattaaaattttaaaagataaaccCTATACgttttttatctattaaaaagtctaaattacagaaaatctccaTATAAATACTCACTTttgtacttttttctttttaatttttaaaaaatctgtaTTTTACCttctcaatatttcaaattgtgCATTTAACTTCTTTCCGTCAGGATTTTATCACTATTATGGAAGGAAGAAGTAAAGgtaatttaattagtttacCCTTTTTATTAATACCGTACTTTTTCgaaaatatttctaaagttttaaaaagataaaatataaatttttaaaagtaagaaagaaaaaaatagattttttttttttgtaatttagtttttttaaaaatgatataAGGTTCTCCTCAAGGCGCGCATTAAATTGGATTTAATAATAAACAGGGGTGATTTAGACATTTTCGTCCGAGTGTGGAAGAGgatggatatatataaatataaaataaatataatgaagcCTTCGGTTTCGGCCGTTTGCGGGCGTTTCGATGCGGAATGAAAACGGGTCGGAGGTGGGAATCTTTCGGGCATGGGAAGAGTCCAAATGGCATCGCCAGACTGGGAACGCAATGCGAGAGGATTTTGATTGGGTAGGAAACCTGAAATAACTCCAAAACTCAGGTGTTTCACACTTcaccaccccaccccaccccaccccttaatctctctctctctctctctctctctctctctctctctgcattgTCTATGGAATCTTTTATTAGTGGCTACATGAAACATGAAACATGAAACAATCAGTAGCAGAGCAGTTCAGTTCAGTTCAGTGAGCGTTATCCGAGTTTTCATTTTGAAGATGGGTACTCGGTATCCACTTCTGCGTTTTACAAATAGGACTCGGGCTTTTCGCTTAGTGGATATTCGAATAAGGGGTTGATTGTATACAGgtttctgcaaatatagtgaatagtaaatatattctcATGAAGTTCAACTTTATATgttgtttttataaaaattttaatattttcaaatatatctctaccgttaggattcgttagaaaaaattagttaacttaataaggtgaattaatttttttacccaTCTTCAATTAATTGCAAAAAAGTtgttttacttataaaataaacagtacttTAATAGTAACAAACCAAaggaatatattttaaaatattagaacttttatatagacaacatataaaaattaaactttgtaggaatatatttataatttactatatttgtaacgacctgtataaaattaacctttagaaaaatatccatatttgaggGGTTCGCGTAGGAAGTCTACAGACAAgctcaaaaaaattgaaaagtaaCGACGCTTGTTTAGTCCTTTTCTATTTCTTCTTCCCATAAGATGTCTTTCtctgttaaaaatataatatgccTGTACATTTCAAAAAGGATGTAAATTTTTACACTTTCACTCATAATGACTATATTGGACCTTGTCCTTGtcagttttttatatatatattctaaaaattcaaatagggggggggggggggggggggggggggggggggggggggggggggggggggggggagtttttttttaaatcttaggATGAGGAGgtgtaagttttatatatattttttttaatgcacaAATAGCATTTTCTAACAATATGGATAAATAGAATTGGCTACAGTTTACTTTTGCTTTCAAACTATGATGTGTGACATTTTTGTTGTCTTAAACtttgatttattataatttcttgactcatatttttttactattattgtaattaagtaCTACAACATAACTTTATTGGCTCgaattattatatattgctGATATTTAAGCCAGTAATGTAGTATCTTAATTATTTTGACTTATCAACCGTATGTTGTTATATTACTACCAATTATATGATATTACTATCTTCAAACCATTCTGAAAAAATTGAGCTAaaaaatacaaacaaattaGTAATTTGAGACTAAAGTGTCATcttgcctcatagtttgagccTTTGAGTGCAAGCTCAACATGAAAATCCACTTAGTGTTTAATAACTTTTGCATTTGTAgcatctactatatatatgttaatcTTTGCtgtctaataattttattatactaAATGAATACAAATTTAGTGTTCGGGCGAGCAAGAAATGTGGGGAGCTAACTTCATAAATATCACATAAAATCTCACAAACCTGGCGAGGgggaaataaatataaatatatagagtgaggctactatgctatcggaagcacggagccttccgtgcttctagctcgttttcgatgttgcgactttcgaatcgtcgatcggctccgttaaacttgatctagagtatttgaagtactagaaaataaattttataattttacgatatcatttgcctagtgaacgaaggggctcaaaatcaacggctgaaaataaaaatcttacaaaatgtaataatatgacattaaaattttaaatcaaagatattgatcttgttttatatagtataaagaattttctatcaaaatttcacatgatttggatatttctacaccgttaaacttgcaaacggctcactacggccattaaaatttgttgattttgagcccattcgatcactaggcaaatgatatcgaaaaataataaaatttattttctaggtactccaaatactctagatcaagtttaacggagccgatcgacgattcgaaagtcgcaacatcgaaaacgagctggaagcacggaaggctccgtgtgcttccgatagcatagtagcctcactcttatttttttatatatatatatagagttttgctagaatactatcagtagtaaacgagccgttttactaactatttgttttcgatgatagagcttccaaattgacgattggctctgttgaacatgatctataccacttgaagtgtttagaaatcaaatttcaaatcttttcgacatcatttgcctaatgatcaaagggtttcaaaatttgtaattttaatggtcgataagaagcgttttctcgtttaacggtgtaaagatatccaaattaattgaatttttgttagaaaattttttaaactatttaacacaagatttatactcttgatcttgattacaagactcctatcattattttttaaagaatattcattttcaaccattcatttttctgttcacttgatggataaaagaacaatatcgaaagtgcgtgaaatttgatttctaggtagtttaaatggtttagatcatatttaacggagccgatcgtcaattagaaagctctatcatcgaaattaaattgatagtaaaactctatatatattatatataatatatatatatatatattatatagtgtatagagtagggctactagatacttgtaaaagtatcgcAATGGGATGTGATACTTGAtgtgtttttagcctttggatggagagatgtgagttGAGAATGGattggtggtaggtggtgggaGGTGGATAGTGGTTTTAATCAAAGgctatttaaaatcaaaaagtaATACCATTTAAAACCTAATGACATGAGTGGTGCATCCTTGTTGAAGAGTATCAATAGCTATCTAATTATGTTCATATGGACTATACATATagtatagaagagagagagagagagagttttgctaactactatcagtagtaaacgagccgttttaacctatgttgttttcgatgatagagcttccaaattgacgatcagctccgttgaacatgatctataccacttgaagtgtttagaaatcaattttcaaatctttttgacatcatttgctaatgatcaaagggtttcaaaatttgtaattttaatgatggaTAAgggacgttttctcgtttaacggtgtaaagatatccaaatcaattgaatttttgttagaaaattctttaaactatttaaaacaagatctatactcttgatcttgattacaagactcctatcatcattttttaaaggatattcattttcagccattcatttttctgttcactagatggataaaaataatatcgaaagtgcgtgaaatttgatttctaggtagtttaaatggtttagatcatatttaacggagccgatcgtcaatttggaagctctatcatcgaaaacaactcgatagtaaaacggctcgtttactatcgagagtattctagctcaactcatatatatatatatctatatatatagaggggagctagaatacttttacaagtatcacctggGTGGTGCTTTAgtgtttttagtccttggatggagagatgtgaggttgagatgatggtggtaggtggtggtaggtagaatagtaTTTGACCCAAgaactattagtaattaagaagtagatccaatggctaaaaacctaatagcaccatgggggtgatacttataaaagtatcctatctcaactctctctatatatatatagagagagtggagctggaatactatcggtagcaaacgggctccattgccacccatttgttttcgatgatggagcctccaaatcgacgatcggtaccgttgaaaatgatctataccacttgaagtatctagaaatcaaatttcatatttttccgatattgttctctcgttcatcaagtgggcgtaaaaatgaacggctgaaaatgaatatcctctaaaaagtgataataggaattttgtaatcaagatcgagagtgtagatcttgttctaaatagtttaaaaaattttctaaccaaaattcaattgatttagatagttttacaccgttaaatgagaaaacacctcatatcgaccattaaaattacaaattttgaaaccctttgatcattaggtcaatgatatcaaaaatatttgaaatttaatttctaaatatttcaagtgatatagatcatgttcaacggtgccgatcgtcgatttgagggctccatcatcgaaaacaaatgagtggcaaaagagcccgtttgctatcgatagtattctagctcaactctatatatatatatatatatagtaggtcttgtgtgctattaggagaacGGACCCCTCctgctcctaagtcgtttttgataataaagtttttgaatcgacgataggcttcgttagacttaatctagtgtatttgaaatatctaaaaaataaattttgcgatttttcgaaatcatttacctagcaattaaaagggttcaaaatcaacaatttttaatggttgatgtataccatttgcaagtttaacggtgtagaagtattcaaattggataaaattttgatagaaaatttctttatactatttactgcatgatcaatatctttaatcgaaaattttagtgctatatcaccactttttttgagatttttattttcagccgttggttttgaaccctttcgatcgcttggtaaataatatcaaaaaatcacaaaatttattttctagatacttcaaatatgctggatcaagtctaactgagccgattgtcgattcggaaactccatcatcaaaaacggctcaggagtacggaggcctacgtgctcctgagagcatagcagccctgctatatatatatatatatatatatagttgagctagaatactttcaaaagcaccaaagagattgtgcttttgagtttttagcctctggatggagaaatgtagggttgagatgatggttgtaggtggtggtaggtggtggtaggtagaatagtgtttgatccaaggggtattaataattaaggagtagatccaaaatctagaaatttagaagcaccaaggggttggtgcttctaaaagtattctagctcaactctctctctctctctctctctctctctctctctctctcttctctattctctctcttcttctttctctctctctctcttctatatatatatatataagttcgAATTATTCAGTTATATGGTCATATAGGTCTCTGATTTTGTACTTATGTTTATGCCAaagtcaaaaattaaataaattttggacaAAATTTTATCACCGAATGCTAATGAACGGTTAGTCTAGATTATTCTCATTTGTGTGAGCTCAAAGCGATCAATTCAATTTGCTGTTCATTTTAGAAAGGCTTTCCGGCATATTAATGGAGATATTGGAGGCATTTGGCCAGGATTAAAAAGTGTAGATGGCAAAGTGCTTGACAAATGGAGAAGCATAAGTACAGCTTATCCAATAGATACCGTAAGAATAATTAGAACATACGTAATCGAATTCGTTGTCCCGGTTTCTTGACCAATTATGCCGTATGTTCGTTTGCCGAtaggatgatttttttttatatttttttaattctatgcTTAGTAGTTTTGCATGTTTTATAAAGCTATTTTTCCAGTATGATAGATCATGAATTCAAATCACAGTATCCATCATCTAACACCGTTGCCATTGTAAGATTTGCTAAAGCATACGTGCAAATTAGTGAGAGAATCAAATCATAGTGAGATTAATTTCTTAAGTGTACATCGGATCTCTTGTCAAAAGCGTGTCTATGAACTCTTCAGATGCATAAATCATAGAGTAAACAAGAAGGATTCTAAAGCCAAAAAGTATTCAAAGGCAAAAGCAAAGCAAAAAAGAAACACACAGAATAGTAGTACAAAGCAGAGAACAGAGAACAAACAAACATTATATATCGCACCATCTCAAAACCTACTGATCATCAAAGTTGATTGGCCAGGGATCTCCTCCAGCCTGTAATTAACCACCACTTCTCATTCTAGCTCAAAAGTTCCATTAATTCCACTCTTTTTCTTTGTATAAAACCACGCTACCCCCATACACCTCCTCAAACAGTTACACTACCCAACACTCTCTACAACACCACCATGGCAGGTCCCCGCCGCGGCGGCAGAAGCACCGGGACCGCCCCGCGCAGGCGCCTGAGCCCCCTGCGCTGCATCGCCATCGCCCTCGCCGCCGTCATCGTGGTTGCGGGCCTTGCGGGTCTCATTTCTGGCTCGCGGTCCGCCCCGCCCCGGTCGAGTACACCGTCGACGGCGCCAGCGTGCGCGGCTTCAACATCACGGCCCGCGGGGACGCCCTCAACGCGACGTTCGACCTGACCCTCCGCGCCGACAACCGCAGGAACCGGAAGGTGGCGCTGTACTACGACAGCTTCGAGGTGGCGGTGTGGTACGGCGAGCAGATGCTGGCGTTTACGGAGGCGGCGCCGTTCTTCCAGCCGCGAAGGAACGTGACGAGGATCGAGGCGGCGCCCGCGGCGCGGGAGGCGCCGCTGCTCCCCGACGTCGCGAGGAACATTAAGCACGACCGGTCGGCCGGGGAGCTGCCCGTCGAGGTGAGGGTCCGGGCCAGGATCCGGTTCAAGGTAGGAGTGGTGAAGACCCGGCACTACATGCTCAGAGTGTACTGCCCCCAAGTCATTATAAAGCTCTCGTCGCCTACGTCGTTTGATAGAGTGTATTGTGATGTTGATATCTGAGTGTGTTTTTgaggttaattaattagattggTGTGTTGTTTGACGGTTGGAGATGTTACGTAATGATTGATTGGAGTGCAGTaactatttttgttttttattatttttgggaTTCGCATAAAATATTCCAAGCGTAAGTATTGATTCAAAAGTTCACATtaatccccccccccccccattATAAACAACAGCATCAAACGCTTTGTATACTAGAATTTTTcgttattaattttaatttttgactatttatatttgttaaattatatatttaatcaaCCACTACTCagctaaaattattattatacataatgtattatttttatcaaaaggACGAAACTAATAGCACAAAGGAATTAGTGCTTATATTAGTATTGATAACCTATTCATTAttcttaactttaatatttgGATAATATAGTATACTTCCATCAGCATTCCAGGGATTATTTTAATTTGGTGTAGTTAGCTTCTATGTTAATCATCACTGGGTCAAGATTCTTTGCTTTCTTTGGGCTTCAGCCACTTCGTAGGGCCCACTCGAAACAGGCCCAGATCGCCTACTCGCAGAGAAGTTCATTTCTAGTTACTCttcccatattttttttttattttaatcatgaATTATTctcattaatttaatttaagttgtattataattagtaattttattactgatttattattaattattgaaGAAATTCTGTTTAACTGAAAACGGGaaaagcttttattttattttatttgtttgtttttccGTGCCTGAGAATCAATCTTTGAAAAAATATTGGAGGAGCCGCCCCTAACAATTTCTAGTAGAAACAAGAATAAATGTTTACGTCTGCATGGTAGAATTATTGAATTTATTCTTGAAATTAATCAATAGTCAATATTCAACGTAAGATCAAGCATCTTTCAATAGTTACTTGTAAATCAAATGTGTTGTGATTccgagaaaaaaagaaagtaaataaaaaCTAGTTATGTAAGCGATAACAATGTTTCTTTTATTTAGTGGGAGCTACTAAGAAAATGTCAATACCAATAGGTGTCAAAACTTACCTTAATGTGATATTGTCGAATCATCTAATTCCGGAGGAAAACTAATGTTTTATTAGTGTTTGTTTTGCACTGCTGGAGTTTCTAAGAagtaccaattttttttttttttccccttttttgcTTAAATTTTCTCCAATAAATTTTGTATGCGTTCGAATCAGCCAAATAtgcaaaattgaagtttttaagcttacaatttatagttatatttaaggtttttttcataataaaagCTCCAAAAACTAAAAGAGTGAGGAAGTCATATACACGAGCGTTGTCAAAATTTGTAGTTAGTGAAACACACACTTCATTACCATTGCAAGTTTAATTTGAGATGATCATATGCTTCTACTGCGCAGTGGGATTGTTCTTTGCCTCGCTCGTTCCTCTGTGATCATTTGGATCTGTTCCATGGCCATTGTCACCTCCTCCTCCCTTACAacatctctctcttcctcttcaccaccaccaccgccaccgccaccgccaccattCGTACTTCCTCCGGTAGCGGCCATCTCGCTGACCGATATGCTGCAACACCGACAAAGCGGGCACGAGTCGTTCAGCACGAGCCACCGGTCGATGCACTGCGGGTGGAACACGTGCGCGCACATCGGGATCACCTTCACGTCCTCCCCCTCCTCAAACTTCGTCAAGCACACGACGCAGTCTTCGGGGGGATTACCGGTCTCCGTCGCTCTCACGCCCTTGATGCTACCGTACGGCATCGAGGGCAGCGGCCTCGAGGCCGCGGTCGGGAAGAAGCGGCCGTGGGGGTGGTGCTGCAGCTGCTGCATAAGGCGGTGGCCGTGGAGTGCGGCGGCAGTGGCGGCGGCAGTCCGGTGACCGCTGCTGCCGCGGCGGCAATAGCCCCAAAGAAGGACGAAGCAGAGAAAGGCGAAGAAAAAGACGATGACGGTGTAGAACCCCGACGACAGGTTCAACTGCAGCACAGAGCTTGGTGCAACAAGAGAGGGGGCCATGGCGGCCACACTAGATAAGCTTCTACTTCTGCTGTAGCAACaacgcatttttttttcttaaatttattgcagtataataatataaaatgttaGAGATCTtctatttataaatgaaattgtGGATAATTTGGATGCAGATTATTCGTGTGAAGCCAAAATGGGATAGTGATCGTAAATTTAATAGAGATTTAATTTCCGAGTTGCCTGTTTTCTGTGGTGTGCCGTCTCTGTGTGCAATGGCCGTGGAATTGAAGAGAGGTGTGATAGGAACGACTTTGGCTGCGTCGGGCGAAGTCGAGTGGAAGGCCCTTCTTTGACTTTTATTAGGATTCTGTCAAAAGATATTTCATAGGTACCCTCTCATGTAATTTATCTTGAGAAGGGGCTAACTATGCATCCAAAATCTGGATGTATTTATAACATTCCTCtgtctaaaaatttaagtttgctttttcaaaattttagttttttttttaaagtttgcttttccaaatttttagtttttttttttttttagagataggtagcacgctacccgcttcgtttatttcatttagaaataaacttagctggaatgtgaatcaattaggattcgaatttgagacctcgggtaccaactaccaagtcctttgccatttgcgttagggacagtcggtaaatttttagtattaaagaaaaaagttaatCAGTCTAGtgtagaaaattaatttttagataggaAAATGTAAGATT
This region includes:
- the LOC109705479 gene encoding uncharacterized protein LOC109705479, with translation MGKLKLSPFPSLSPLPPLFLLLVLLLVAATSAAAMGGGNSSVHELLREHGLPGGLLPRGVETFSLNRSSGVLTVELNRPCYAKYYDDAVAFFNRSIRGNLSFGALRGVEGLAQEELFVWLPVKGILVSDPTSGVILFDIGLAHKRLSRSLFDDPPDCRPDGLLGRKGGGFQEQR
- the LOC109705471 gene encoding LOW QUALITY PROTEIN: uncharacterized protein At1g08160-like (The sequence of the model RefSeq protein was modified relative to this genomic sequence to represent the inferred CDS: inserted 1 base in 1 codon); its protein translation is MAGPRRGGRSTGTAPRRRLSPLRCIAIALAAVIVVAGLAGLXFWLAVRPAPVEYTVDGASVRGFNITARGDALNATFDLTLRADNRRNRKVALYYDSFEVAVWYGEQMLAFTEAAPFFQPRRNVTRIEAAPAAREAPLLPDVARNIKHDRSAGELPVEVRVRARIRFKVGVVKTRHYMLRVYCPQVIIKLSSPTSFDRVYCDVDI
- the LOC109705473 gene encoding putative RING-H2 finger protein ATL50 produces the protein MRCCYSRSRSLSSVAAMAPSLVAPSSVLQLNLSSGFYTVIVFFFAFLCFVLLWGYCRRGSSGHRTAAATAAALHGHRLMQQLQHHPHGRFFPTAASRPLPSMPYGSIKGVRATETGNPPEDCVVCLTKFEEGEDVKVIPMCAHVFHPQCIDRWLVLNDSCPLCRCCSISVSEMAATGGSTNGGGGGGGGGGEEEERDVVREEEVTMAMEQIQMITEERARQRTIPLRSRSI